GGCCGGCGCAGTCTGGTCGAGAGGAATCGACCCACCCGCACCGAGCGGCTCCACGGACCCTTGCCCCTCGAGTAACTCGAGGTAACGGTCGCCAACGAGGTTCTCGTACCGCACCGTCGCCTTGGTGCTCGCGAGGAGCGTGTACTGCGAGTCGACCGAGAACTTCACCTCGGCGTGGTTGTCGTCGTCGACACCGACCGACTTCACCGATCCCACCGGCACGCCGGCGATGCGGACCTTGTCTCCGGACTTGAGCCCGGACACATCGGCGAAGGTGGCGTGGTAGCTCTCCGAACTGCTGAACCGGAACTGGCTGAACACGATTGCGAGGCCCGCGAAGATCAACGCCATCACCGTGGTGAAGATCAGGAGCTTGACTGTTGTGGCTCTCATGTCACTGGTCCGCCTCGGTGTAGCCGTCGAACAGGAACCGGAAGATCGTCGGCACCGAAAGGCGCGCCTGTTCGCTCGGCACGTACGGCTTGGCCCCCGTGTTCGCGACGGCGAACGGTGCGAAACCGTCCTTCTTGGGGTCGAAATCCGGGAGGCCGTAGCAGTTGGGGCCACCGGAGGCCGCAACCTTGGGGAGTTCGCCCGGCGCCTTGTAGGTCTCGGCGCCGAGCATGAAGTTCGTGCTGAGCATGATGGACGAGTACTTACCGGTGCCGGTCATCGGCTCGAACTTGATCCGGGCCGCGTTCAGTCCGGTGATGAAGCATGTCAGCTCGGGCGAGTACTTCTGCAGCAGCGTCGTCGTGTGGGTGAGTGTATCCAGCGCGGTTACCGCATTGGCCTCGTTCTCCCGCAGCACGGCGTTGCCCGTGTTCGCGAGCCCGGTGACGTTCATCAGCAGCAGGTCGAGGTTCGCCCGCTCCTCGACGATCGATCCGCTCGTGCCGGTCGCGTTGTCGACAATCTTCAGCAGATCCTGCGCGGTGTCTGCATAGATGTTCGAGACATCCGCGGTTGCCCGGACGTCGTACTCCACCTGCGGCAGAGTCGGATTCATCGTCTTCAGGTACTGGTCGCTCTGTTCGAGCAGGATCCCGAGATCCTCGCCCCGGCCCCGCAATGCGGAGGCCAGTGCACCCAGAGTGGCGTTGAGCTTCTCGGGCTGCACTTGGTCGAGAACCTCGGTCAGGTGCTGGAACAGCGTGTTGAACTCGACGGTCACGCTGTCGGCGCTGATCACAGTGCCGGGCTGCAGCGAGTTCGTCGACGGAGCCTCGGGTTCGACGAAGTTGACGAACTTGGCGCCGAACACCGTTGTCGAGTCGATCTCGACGGTGGCGTTCGCGGGAATCTTCGACATCATCGACGGGTCGATATCGAGCTTCAACTCGGCACCATCACCGGTGTAGGAAATGGATGCGACCTTGCCGACCTGGACTCCACGCATCTTCACCTTGGCGTCGGTGTCCATCACGAGACCCGCACGCGGGGCCGTCACGATGACCGACTCACTCTTCGTGAAACCGCCGACGAACATAGTCAGTGCCACCACGACGATCGCCACGAGGCCGAACACCATCACGGCCGCAGCGAGACTTGTCTTCCACCTTGCTTCGGGCATCGTTCCTCCGCCCTATCCGGAAAGGTTGAAGTTGCCGGACTGGCCGTAAATGGCCAGCGAGATCAACAGGGTCACGGTCACGACCGCGATGAGCGACGTGCGAACCGCGTTGCCCACCGCGACGCCGACACCGACAGGGCCGCCGCTGGCGTTGAAGCCGTAGTAAGTGTGAATGAGCATGACGGCCAACGCCATCACGATGGCCTGCGCGAACGACCACAGGATGTCCGTCGGCATCAGGAAGGTCGAGAAGTAGTGGTCGTAGATGCCGGGCGACTGGTTGTAGAGGAACACCGTCGCAAAGCGGCTGGCCACGAACGACGCGATCACGGCCAGCGAGTACAGCGGGACGATCGCGATCATGCCCGCCATCACGCGAGTCGAGACGAGGTACGGGATCGAGGGGATCGCCATGCACTCGAGCGCGTCGACCTCCTCGGAGACCCGCATGGCACCGAGCTGCGCGGTGGAGCCGGCGCCGATGGTGGCGGCCAGGCCGATGCCCGCGATCACGGGTGCTGCGATGCGCACGTTGATGAACGCCGCGAAGAAGCCCGTGAGCGCCTCGACACCGATGTTGCCGAGCGAGCTGTAGCCCTGGACGGCGATCGTGCCGCCGGTGAACAGCGTCAGGAAGGCGACGATGACGACGGTGCCGCCGATCACGGCGAGTGCGCCGGTGCCCATGCTGATCTCGGCGACGAGCCGCAGCACTTCCTTCTTGTAGTGGATGAGCGCGCGCGGCGCCCACACGAGCGCGCGCCAGAAAAACAGCGCCTGCTCGCCGATACGGTCCACCGACCGTGATGCGCGCGCGAGACGCCGCCGAGTACGGACGAATCGCCCTGATGCCACCAGAGCCATCTAGTTCACCCCCCTGCCACTCACCCGGACGTCAGCTTGACGCCGATGGCGGTGACGAGCACGTTGACCACGAAGAGCGCCATGAAGGAGAAGACGACGGTCTGGTTGACGGCGTCGCCGACGCTCTTGGCACCGCCCTTGACGTTGAGACCGAGGTAGGCGGCCATCAGCCCGGCGATCATTCCGAACAGGCCGGCCTTGAGCATCGAGAGCATCAGCTCGCCGAATCCGGTGAGCAGCGTGAGGCCGTTGACGAACGAGCCGGGATTGACGTCCTGGACGTACACCGAGAAGAGGAAGCCGCCGAGGATACCGATCGTGCACACCAGGCCGTTGAGCAGCAGCGCGACTGCCGTCGAGGCCAGCACACGCGGTACGACCAGCCGGTGGATCGGGTTGATGCCGAGCACGCGCATCGCGTCGATCTCTTCGCGGATGGTCCGCGCGGCGAGGTCGGCACAGATGGCGGTCGCGCCTGCGCCGGCCACGATGAGCACCGTGACCATCGGCCCGACCTGCGTCACCGCGCCCAGGGCAGCACCCGCACCGCTGAGGTCGGCGGCACCGATCTCGCGAAGCAGAATGTTGATCGTGAAACTCACCAGCACGGTGAACGGGATGGCGACAAGCACGGTCGGGACCATCGAGACCCGAGCGACGAACCACGCCTGATCGATGAATTCACGCCGCTGGAACGGGCGCGAGAAGACAGCCTTGAGGGTGTCTACCGACATCGCGAAGAAGCCGCCGGCGGCCCGCAACGGGACCTCGAGGAGGTCGACCACGTTTCCTCCTCACCAAACTCGTCATGGTTAATCACCGTGCGCGCACCGCTTTCGCGACGCAACGCGTCCCCCAGGGCGTCCGAACAGCACAAATGCCCTGTGACCCAGGTCATATTAACTAGAACGTGTTCACCTGTCAAAGACTTCCGCTCGACGACCACGCAGGACGGTCACCGAGGCCTTGCATGCGCCCGCTGCAGCTCGCATCGACACACATCGAGCCGACCGATTCGCGCGCCCGATCGAACCACCGGGCAACGAAGGGCCGAAGAACCATAAACCCTGATTGAACTGCGCTTTCAATCACTCCAGCGTGGAAGTCGACCGCTCCCGAACAAGAAGACCGAAGTACGCACGTGATCCCGCCCGACATCCACACGGGCGCGTGATCGACAGCCTGAGCCCCACCCCGAACGCCACGCCACACGCCGCGCCCGCGGCCAAATAATTGGAACGTGTTCTAGACACCAGTACAGCGAAAGGCGACGGGTGCCCGACCCCCCGGCCGCAACACCGACGGCGCGCGCGAGCCGTAGCACGTTCGCCCCATCATCGTCGGGTTTCGTCCTGGATGTATCGAGAATCCCGCAATCTCCCGTTACACAGGAAGATTGCGGGATCCATCCGATCGTGAGCAGGCGTCGAGACGCCGGCAGTCAGCCGAGGCTCTTGAGGGCCTCCGACGCCGAGAACATGCGCTCGGGGTCACGATCGCCGAAGTAGGCGCCCATCTCGTCGGCGAGCGCGGACGGCGTCCACTGCGCCGCGGACGCGTCGAAGCGCTGCTCGACGACCGGAGCCGCCATCAGCGCGACCATCGGGCCGTAGACGACGAAGACCTGTCCGTTGACGTTGTCCGCGGCCGGCGACGCCAGGTACGACACCAGCGCCGCGACGTGCTCCGGCGACAGCGGATCGACCTCGCCCGCCGGGGCGTCGCCGAACACGGATTCCGTCATCGAGGTCCGGGCCCGCGGGCAGATCGCGTTGGCTCGCACGCCGTAGCGCGAGAGGCCACGCGCCGCCGACAGGGTCAGGGCCGTGATGCCGGCCTTCGCGGCGCCGTAGTTCGGCTGCCCGGCCGGACCGAGCAGACCCGCCTCGGACGACGTGTTGATGAGGCGCCCGTAGACCGGGGCGCCGTCCGCCTTGGACTTGTCGCGCCAGAACGTCGCGGCATTGCGGGAGAGAAGGAAGTGACCGCGCAGGTGGACCTTGAGGACGAGGTCCCAGTCCTCGTCCGACATGCTGAACAGCATGCGGTCGCGGACGATGCCTGCATTGTTGACGACGATGTCGACGCCACCCAGTCCCTGCGCCGCCGCCATGAGCGCGTCCGCCGTGGACCGCTCTCCGACGTCACCGCCGACGAACTCGACCTTGCCCCCGAGCGTGCGGATCTCGTCGAGCGTCGACTCGACCGCCTCGTTCACCGCGAGGTCGTTGACGACCACGGCAGCTCCCGACTGCGCGAGGCCGATCGCCTCGGCCCGGCCGAGACCGGATCCCGACCCGGTCACGATCGCGACCTTGCCCTCCAAGCTGACCTCGCGGCTGCTGTCTGCACTCATGAACGCACACTCCCGTAACCCGTGACGTCGACCGGCCTCGTGCCGATCGGTGCCTCATCGCCGCGACTGTCGGCGACGCGGCCAATGTAGAACGTGTTCTACATTGGCCGCAAGGGTGCCGCTAGTGCTCGGTGAGAGCCGCGCGCGGGCACTGCGCAATAGCCGAACGAACATCCGCTTCCCGGTCGGCCGGCGGAACGGGCGCCGAGATGATCAGCTGCTCGTCGTCGTCCAGATCGAAGATGTCGGGCGCGATTCCGACGCAGACGCCGTTCGCTTCGCAGCGGTCCCTGTCGACCCTGACCTCCATGACAACTCCTCACTTCGCATTCGCTCGAAAGACTCGACGGAAGCACGGTGCACCGGGCTGTGGTGCAACGACTTTCCGCCATAAGACTAGAACCCGTTTCACTGCTGTGCAATGATTCGGACAACCATCCTCGACGCGCCGACCGCACGATCGGCACCGGTGACGGAACGGCCGCTGTCACAGCCTCGAACCAGATCAGCCGTGCTCGCGATCATTCCAGACACCGGGAACTCATCGGACGAAGCAGCGCCGACGATAGCTCTGGAACGGAGAACCAACGTGGATATCACCTACACCCCGCAGCAGCAGCAGCTGCGCGAGGAATTGCGAAGCTACTTTGCGAAATTGATGACCCCGGACCGTCGCGAAGCGTTGGCGGCGACGACCGGCGAGTACGGCGAGGGAAACGTCTACCGCGAGGTCGTCCAGGAGATGGGCAAGGACGGCTGGCTGACGCTGGGCTGGCCCAAGCAGTACGGCGGCCAGGAGCGGTCCCCGATGGAGCAGCTCATCTTCACCGACGAGGCCGCGATTGCGGGCGCTCCGGTCCCCTTCCTGACCATCAACTCGGTCGCGCCGACGATCATGCACTTCGGCACCCCCGAGCAGAAGGCGTTCTTCCTGCCGAAGATCTCGGCCGGTGAGCTGCACTTCTCGATCGGCTACTCCGAGCCCGGAGCCGGCACCGATCTGGCGTCGCTGCGCACGTCCGCGGTCAAGGACGGCGACGACTACGTCATCAACGGCCAGAAGATGTGGACGAGCCTCATCCAGTACGCCGACTACGTGTGGCTGGCGTGCCGCACCGATCCGAACGCCAAGAAGCACCGCGGCATCAGCATGCTCATCGTGCCGACCACGGCGGAGGGCTTCTCGTACACCCCGGTCCACACGATGGCCGGCCCCGACACCAGCGCCACCTACTACCAGGACGTCCGTGTTCCGCAGAGCTCCCTCGTCGGCGAGGAGAACGGCGGATGGCGACTCGTGACGAACCAGCTGAACCACGAGCGCGTCGCGCTCACGTCGGCCGGCCCGATCATGACGGCGCTCCAGGAAGTCCGTGAGTGGGCACAGAACACCAAGCTGGCCGACGGCCGCCGGGTGATCGACCAGGAGTGGGTGCAGATCAACCTCGCCCGGGTGCACGCCAAGACCGAGTACCTCAAGCTGATGAACTGGGAGATCGCATCGGCCGAGGACCACGCGCCGGGCCCCGAGGCCGCGTCCGCGAACAAGGTCTTCGGCACCGAGTTCGCGACCGAGGCGTACCGCCTGCTCATGGAGATCCTGGGCCCGTCGGCCACGATCCGCCAGAACTCGGCCGGCGTCCTGCTCCGCGGACGACTCGAGCGGATGCACCGCTCGGCACTGATCCTCACGTTCGGTGGTGGCACCAACGAGGTCCAGCGCGACATCATCGCGATGACCGCCCTCGGCCAGCCGGCATCGAAGCGATAAGGAAGGACGACCAACATGGACTTCACCCTCACCGAGGCCCAGAACGATCTGGCCGGCCTCACCAACGGCATCGTCTCCGACATCGTCACCAACGAGCGTCTGCGCGAACTCGACTCCGCCGAGGACCGCTTCGATCGCAAGCTCTGGGACGCCCTGGCAACGTCCGGAGTGCTCAGCGCCGCGCTGCCCGAGTCCGTCGGAGG
This genomic stretch from Prescottella soli harbors:
- a CDS encoding MCE family protein, with translation MPEARWKTSLAAAVMVFGLVAIVVVALTMFVGGFTKSESVIVTAPRAGLVMDTDAKVKMRGVQVGKVASISYTGDGAELKLDIDPSMMSKIPANATVEIDSTTVFGAKFVNFVEPEAPSTNSLQPGTVISADSVTVEFNTLFQHLTEVLDQVQPEKLNATLGALASALRGRGEDLGILLEQSDQYLKTMNPTLPQVEYDVRATADVSNIYADTAQDLLKIVDNATGTSGSIVEERANLDLLLMNVTGLANTGNAVLRENEANAVTALDTLTHTTTLLQKYSPELTCFITGLNAARIKFEPMTGTGKYSSIMLSTNFMLGAETYKAPGELPKVAASGGPNCYGLPDFDPKKDGFAPFAVANTGAKPYVPSEQARLSVPTIFRFLFDGYTEADQ
- a CDS encoding MlaE family ABC transporter permease, coding for MALVASGRFVRTRRRLARASRSVDRIGEQALFFWRALVWAPRALIHYKKEVLRLVAEISMGTGALAVIGGTVVIVAFLTLFTGGTIAVQGYSSLGNIGVEALTGFFAAFINVRIAAPVIAGIGLAATIGAGSTAQLGAMRVSEEVDALECMAIPSIPYLVSTRVMAGMIAIVPLYSLAVIASFVASRFATVFLYNQSPGIYDHYFSTFLMPTDILWSFAQAIVMALAVMLIHTYYGFNASGGPVGVGVAVGNAVRTSLIAVVTVTLLISLAIYGQSGNFNLSG
- a CDS encoding MlaE family ABC transporter permease, with the translated sequence MVDLLEVPLRAAGGFFAMSVDTLKAVFSRPFQRREFIDQAWFVARVSMVPTVLVAIPFTVLVSFTINILLREIGAADLSGAGAALGAVTQVGPMVTVLIVAGAGATAICADLAARTIREEIDAMRVLGINPIHRLVVPRVLASTAVALLLNGLVCTIGILGGFLFSVYVQDVNPGSFVNGLTLLTGFGELMLSMLKAGLFGMIAGLMAAYLGLNVKGGAKSVGDAVNQTVVFSFMALFVVNVLVTAIGVKLTSG
- a CDS encoding 3-oxoacyl-ACP reductase produces the protein MSADSSREVSLEGKVAIVTGSGSGLGRAEAIGLAQSGAAVVVNDLAVNEAVESTLDEIRTLGGKVEFVGGDVGERSTADALMAAAQGLGGVDIVVNNAGIVRDRMLFSMSDEDWDLVLKVHLRGHFLLSRNAATFWRDKSKADGAPVYGRLINTSSEAGLLGPAGQPNYGAAKAGITALTLSAARGLSRYGVRANAICPRARTSMTESVFGDAPAGEVDPLSPEHVAALVSYLASPAADNVNGQVFVVYGPMVALMAAPVVEQRFDASAAQWTPSALADEMGAYFGDRDPERMFSASEALKSLG
- a CDS encoding ferredoxin, with the translated sequence MEVRVDRDRCEANGVCVGIAPDIFDLDDDEQLIISAPVPPADREADVRSAIAQCPRAALTEH
- a CDS encoding acyl-CoA dehydrogenase family protein — its product is MDITYTPQQQQLREELRSYFAKLMTPDRREALAATTGEYGEGNVYREVVQEMGKDGWLTLGWPKQYGGQERSPMEQLIFTDEAAIAGAPVPFLTINSVAPTIMHFGTPEQKAFFLPKISAGELHFSIGYSEPGAGTDLASLRTSAVKDGDDYVINGQKMWTSLIQYADYVWLACRTDPNAKKHRGISMLIVPTTAEGFSYTPVHTMAGPDTSATYYQDVRVPQSSLVGEENGGWRLVTNQLNHERVALTSAGPIMTALQEVREWAQNTKLADGRRVIDQEWVQINLARVHAKTEYLKLMNWEIASAEDHAPGPEAASANKVFGTEFATEAYRLLMEILGPSATIRQNSAGVLLRGRLERMHRSALILTFGGGTNEVQRDIIAMTALGQPASKR